The following proteins are encoded in a genomic region of Fretibacterium sp. OH1220_COT-178:
- the guaA gene encoding glutamine-hydrolyzing GMP synthase — MENIVIIDCGSQFTQLIARRVREMRIHSVVLPWDAPLGRVEELAPRGIIVSGGPDSVNDSGAIAIDRGILDMDVPILGICYGMQLMAKCLGGAVASGERPEYGVTAIGRRGNSALFKDLPDELEVLMSHGDRVVALPSGFRATAETTHGVIAAMEDESGRRFGLQFHPEVVHTQQGARILRQFLFATCGCKGDWNLGDWVEDAVAEIREKVGEGRVVCGLSGGVDSSVAAALVHRAVGSQLECIFVDHGLMRLNEARQVMDSYSGMGLSVRHVDASELFLGKLAGVTDPEKKRRIIGGLFIEVFDAEAAKIGQVDWLLQGTIYPDVIESGSKKGSVLIKSHHNVGGLPDKMKLRLLEPLRDLFKDEVRELGRIIGVPDAIVDRQPFPGPGLAVRCLGDITRARLDTLRAADAIFREELRKAGLYEKIWQSFCVLLPVRTVGVMGDGRTYNEVLALRAVDSQDAMTADWVRIPPEVLDVTAKRICNEVRGINRVVLDVTSKPPATIEWE, encoded by the coding sequence GTTCACCCAGCTGATCGCTCGGCGGGTGCGGGAGATGCGGATTCACAGCGTGGTTCTGCCCTGGGACGCCCCGCTGGGGCGTGTCGAGGAGCTCGCCCCCCGGGGGATTATCGTTTCGGGGGGGCCGGACAGCGTCAACGATTCCGGCGCCATCGCCATCGACCGTGGGATCTTGGACATGGACGTGCCCATTCTGGGGATCTGTTATGGAATGCAGCTCATGGCGAAGTGCCTGGGCGGTGCGGTCGCATCGGGGGAGCGCCCGGAGTATGGGGTGACGGCCATAGGGCGCAGGGGCAACTCGGCGCTGTTCAAGGACCTTCCGGATGAACTGGAGGTTCTGATGAGCCATGGGGACCGCGTCGTCGCGCTGCCCTCGGGCTTCCGCGCCACCGCGGAGACCACCCACGGGGTCATCGCGGCCATGGAGGACGAGAGCGGCCGTCGTTTCGGGCTTCAGTTCCATCCGGAGGTCGTCCATACCCAGCAGGGGGCCAGAATTCTGCGGCAATTTCTGTTTGCGACCTGCGGCTGCAAGGGCGACTGGAATCTCGGCGACTGGGTCGAGGATGCCGTGGCGGAGATCCGGGAGAAGGTCGGGGAGGGGCGCGTCGTCTGCGGCCTGTCGGGCGGGGTGGACTCGAGCGTCGCGGCCGCCCTCGTGCATCGGGCGGTCGGTTCTCAGCTCGAGTGCATTTTCGTCGATCACGGGCTGATGCGCCTGAACGAGGCCCGGCAGGTCATGGACTCCTACAGCGGCATGGGGCTCTCGGTCCGCCATGTGGATGCCTCGGAGCTCTTCTTGGGCAAGCTGGCGGGGGTGACGGACCCGGAGAAGAAACGGCGGATCATTGGAGGGCTCTTCATCGAGGTGTTCGACGCCGAGGCGGCCAAGATCGGCCAGGTGGACTGGCTGCTTCAGGGGACGATCTACCCCGACGTCATCGAGAGCGGGAGCAAGAAGGGCTCCGTGCTCATCAAGTCGCATCACAACGTCGGCGGCCTGCCGGACAAGATGAAGCTCCGTCTTCTGGAGCCGCTGCGGGACCTGTTCAAGGACGAGGTCCGGGAGCTGGGGCGCATCATCGGCGTGCCCGACGCGATTGTGGACCGTCAGCCCTTCCCGGGGCCGGGGCTTGCCGTGCGCTGCCTGGGGGACATCACGCGCGCCCGTCTCGACACGTTGCGGGCCGCCGATGCGATCTTCCGGGAGGAGCTGCGGAAGGCCGGGCTCTACGAAAAGATCTGGCAGTCCTTCTGCGTGCTGCTCCCGGTGCGGACGGTCGGGGTGATGGGGGACGGGCGCACCTACAACGAGGTGCTGGCGCTCCGTGCGGTGGACTCCCAGGACGCCATGACGGCCGACTGGGTGCGCATCCCGCCGGAGGTCCTGGACGTGACGGCCAAGCGCATCTGCAACGAGGTGCGCGGGATCAACCGCGTGGTGCTGGACGTGACCTCCAAGCCGCCCGCAACGATCGAGTGGGAGTAG